The Salvelinus fontinalis isolate EN_2023a chromosome 9, ASM2944872v1, whole genome shotgun sequence genome has a window encoding:
- the cep41 gene encoding centrosomal protein of 41 kDa isoform X2: MSTKSSIGNTEYMKRRIPQNPKYQHVRTRLDTGCSLTKYVERLEEIKKNYRYRKDELFKRLKVTTFAQLVIQVASVSDLNESVSDGETPRLEADMERLSEQTNGSPLPTPTPAQFFDNNNDAGDAGYSPRSTLQSVISGVGELDLDKNGQNTVTLTTVSSPRLPDGPYPDCPYLLLDVRDREQYDQCHIISAYSYPIATLSRTMNPYTKEVLDYKNVSGKIIIVYDEDERIAAQAATAMCERGFQNLFMLSGGLKVIAQKFPEGMTTGTIPASCLPSPKATSGRKCYTHRQVFMPADRKWRFTSDDMANIQAHLEEMLVPSDTNSRFSSRMSTSSAQSKASSARSLRTSSLAGSETARSQSSRPWK; the protein is encoded by the exons ATGTCGACCAAGAGCAGTATCGGCAACACGGAG TACATGAAAAGGAGAATACCTCAGAACCCCAAATATCAACATGTGAGGACAAGGCTAGACACAG GATGCAGCCTGACGAAGTATGTGGAGAGGCTGGAGGAGATAAAGAAAA ATTACAGGTACAGAAAGGATGAACTCTTCAAAAGGCTTAAAGTTACAACATTTGCACAGTTG gtaATTCAGGTAGCATCGGTTTCAGACCTGAATGAAAGTGTGAGTGATGGCGAAACACCAAGGCTGGAAG CTGACATGGAGCGTCTGTCTGAGCAGACCAACGGTTCCCCCCTGCCTACGCCCACACCCGCTCAGTTCTTCGACAACAACAATGACGCAGGGGACGCTGGCTACTCCCCCAGGTCGACACTTCAAAG TGTAATAAGCGGGGTGGGAGAGCTGGATCTGGATAAGAACGGTCAGAATACAGTGACTCTGACAACTGTGTCCAGCCCTCGGCTTCCAGATGGACCCTACCCAGACTGCCCCTACCTGCTGCTGGACGTCAGGGACAGAGAGCAGTACGACCAGTGTCACATCATCAGCG CATACAGTTACCCCATCGCAACCCTCTCAAGAACAATGAATCCCTACACCAAGGAGGTGCTGGATTAT AAAAATGTTTCTGGTAAGATCATCATAGTATATGATGAGGATGAGAGGATAGCTGCCCAGGCAGCCACTGCCATGTGTGAGCGGGGCTTCCAGAACCTCTTCATGCTATCTGGAG GCCTGAAGGTGATTGCGCAGAAGTTTCCAGAGGGGATGACAACAGGCACCATCCCGGCGTCGTGCCTCCCATCTCCCAAGGCGACATCGGGCAGGAAGTGCTACACCCACAGACAGGTTTTCATGCCAGCCGATAGGAAGTGGAGGTTCACCTCAGACGACATGGCCAACATCCAGGCACACTTGGAGGAGATGCTCGTTCCCTCGGACACCAACA GCCGGTTCAGCAGCCGCATGTCCACCAGCAGTGCCCAGTCCAAAGCGTCCAGCGCTCGGAGTCTACGCACTTCCTCTCTAGCCGGCTCTGAAACCGCCAGATCCCAGAGCAGCCGACCGTGGAAATAA
- the cep41 gene encoding centrosomal protein of 41 kDa isoform X1, producing the protein MTTQQITNVCVFPISQYMKRRIPQNPKYQHVRTRLDTGCSLTKYVERLEEIKKNYRYRKDELFKRLKVTTFAQLVIQVASVSDLNESVSDGETPRLEADMERLSEQTNGSPLPTPTPAQFFDNNNDAGDAGYSPRSTLQSVISGVGELDLDKNGQNTVTLTTVSSPRLPDGPYPDCPYLLLDVRDREQYDQCHIISAYSYPIATLSRTMNPYTKEVLDYKNVSGKIIIVYDEDERIAAQAATAMCERGFQNLFMLSGGLKVIAQKFPEGMTTGTIPASCLPSPKATSGRKCYTHRQVFMPADRKWRFTSDDMANIQAHLEEMLVPSDTNSRFSSRMSTSSAQSKASSARSLRTSSLAGSETARSQSSRPWK; encoded by the exons ATGACAACACAGCAAATCACAAATGTTTGTGTATTCCCCATCTCACAGTACATGAAAAGGAGAATACCTCAGAACCCCAAATATCAACATGTGAGGACAAGGCTAGACACAG GATGCAGCCTGACGAAGTATGTGGAGAGGCTGGAGGAGATAAAGAAAA ATTACAGGTACAGAAAGGATGAACTCTTCAAAAGGCTTAAAGTTACAACATTTGCACAGTTG gtaATTCAGGTAGCATCGGTTTCAGACCTGAATGAAAGTGTGAGTGATGGCGAAACACCAAGGCTGGAAG CTGACATGGAGCGTCTGTCTGAGCAGACCAACGGTTCCCCCCTGCCTACGCCCACACCCGCTCAGTTCTTCGACAACAACAATGACGCAGGGGACGCTGGCTACTCCCCCAGGTCGACACTTCAAAG TGTAATAAGCGGGGTGGGAGAGCTGGATCTGGATAAGAACGGTCAGAATACAGTGACTCTGACAACTGTGTCCAGCCCTCGGCTTCCAGATGGACCCTACCCAGACTGCCCCTACCTGCTGCTGGACGTCAGGGACAGAGAGCAGTACGACCAGTGTCACATCATCAGCG CATACAGTTACCCCATCGCAACCCTCTCAAGAACAATGAATCCCTACACCAAGGAGGTGCTGGATTAT AAAAATGTTTCTGGTAAGATCATCATAGTATATGATGAGGATGAGAGGATAGCTGCCCAGGCAGCCACTGCCATGTGTGAGCGGGGCTTCCAGAACCTCTTCATGCTATCTGGAG GCCTGAAGGTGATTGCGCAGAAGTTTCCAGAGGGGATGACAACAGGCACCATCCCGGCGTCGTGCCTCCCATCTCCCAAGGCGACATCGGGCAGGAAGTGCTACACCCACAGACAGGTTTTCATGCCAGCCGATAGGAAGTGGAGGTTCACCTCAGACGACATGGCCAACATCCAGGCACACTTGGAGGAGATGCTCGTTCCCTCGGACACCAACA GCCGGTTCAGCAGCCGCATGTCCACCAGCAGTGCCCAGTCCAAAGCGTCCAGCGCTCGGAGTCTACGCACTTCCTCTCTAGCCGGCTCTGAAACCGCCAGATCCCAGAGCAGCCGACCGTGGAAATAA
- the LOC129861769 gene encoding carboxypeptidase A1-like, translated as MKVLLILAALSVAVIGKETFEGHQVLRITGKNEFQHSLLKDMAEMEHLQLDVWMEPIDLSTPVDIRVPFTSLQTVKAFLETEDIPYSVMIKDLQVMLDEEKEQRLSAARATEPRTTDDYDYTNYHNGDEIYSFQEMLVAENPKLVSKIVIGQSYEGRPLNVLKFSTGGTNRRGIWINTGIHSREWITQASGTWFAKKIVTDYGRDAALTAILDNMDIFLEIVTNPDGYNYSHKTNRMWRKTRKPNPGSSCDGTDLNRNWDAGFGSKLSAGSSGNPCDQTYHGPKAHSESEVKSIVDFVKSHGNLKAFIDIHSYSQRLMYPYGYTATPCNDQRELHDLARKAITDLASLYGTSFRYGSVMTTIYRASGISIDWSYNQGIKYSYTFELRDTGLYGFILPANQILPTAKEAWLALMAIMEHTKDNTN; from the exons ATGAAGGTGCTGCTCATCTTGGCTGCACTGTCTGTGGCCGTTATCGGCAAGGAGACCTTTGAGGG GCACCAGGTGCTTCGTATCACTGGGAAGAATGAGTTCCAGCACTCTCTCCTGAAGGACATGGCTGAGATGGAACATCTCCAG CTGGATGTGTGGATGGAGCCCATTGACCTCTCCACTCCTGTGGACATCAGAGTTCCCTTCACCAGCCTGCAGACCGTCAAGGCCTTCCTGGAGACTGAAGACATCCCGTACTCCGTCATGATCAAGGACCTACAG GTTATGTTGGACGAGGAGAAGGAGCAGAGGCTGAGTGCTGCACGTGCCACTGAGCCCAGAACCACAGATGACTATGACTACACCAACTACCACAACGGGGATGAG atctaCAGTTTTCAGGAAATGCTGGTGGCTGAGAACCCCAAACTGGTCAGCAAGATCGTGATTGGTCAGAGCTATGAGGGCCGCCCTCTGAATGTGCTCAAA TTTAGCACTGGTGGCACCAACCGTCGTGGCATCTGGATTAACACTGGAATCCACTCCAGAGAATGGATCACTCAGGCTAGTGGCACCTGGTTCGCCAAGAAG ATTGTGACTGACTACGGACGTGACGCCGCACTCACTGCCATTCTGGACAACATGGATATCTTCCTGGAGATTGTGACCAACCCAGATGGATACAACTATAGCCACAAAACT AACCGTATGTGGCGTAAGACCAGGAAGCCCAACCCTGGCTCTTCCTGTGATGGAACTGACCTCAACAGGAACTGGGATGCTGGTTTTGGAAGTAAGCTAT CCGCTGGCTCTAGCGGTAACCCCTGCGATCAGACTTACCACGGGCCCAAGGCTCACTCAGAGTCTGAGGTCAAGTCCATCGTGGACTTTGTCAAGTCTCATGGCAACCTGAAGGCCTTCATCGACATCCACAGCTACTCCCAGAGGCTCATGTACCCCTACGGCTACACTGCAACCCCTTGCAACGACCAGAGAGAACTG CACGACCTGGCTAGGAAGGCCATCACTGACCTGGCTAGCCTGTACGGAACCTCTTTCAGATACGGCAGCGTCATGACCACCATAT ACCGAGCCAGTGGAATCAGTATTGACTGGTCCTACAACCAGGGCATCAAGTACTCCTACACCTTCGAGCTGAGAGACACCGGTCTCTATGGTTTCATCCTGCCAGCCAATCAGATCCTCCCTACTGCCAAGGAGGCTTGGCTGGCTCTGATGGCCATTATGGAGCACACCAAGGACAACACCAACTAG